The proteins below are encoded in one region of Belonocnema kinseyi isolate 2016_QV_RU_SX_M_011 chromosome 5, B_treatae_v1, whole genome shotgun sequence:
- the LOC117173639 gene encoding putative nuclease HARBI1 encodes MALFYDDILSSSDDDDKMLNHVQRRPRIFRERVNYFETMDDLDFFTRFRLTKITVETLLFQIEESLQHATERNNAIPSRIQLLLALRYYATGSHLIAAGDFSGVSKTSAHRIVHRATAAIAGLAREDIKMPSTEAEVTAAQVDFYAIARFPKVISALDCTHVRVQSFGGDDAEVFRNRKGYFSINVQATCDSGMKFTSIVAR; translated from the exons ATGGCTCTGTTTTACGACGATATTTTATCCTCGTCTGATGATGATGATAAAATGCTTAACCACGTTCAGAGAAGGCCCCGAATATTCAGAGAACGAGTGAATTATTTCGAAACCATGGatgatttggatttttttacacgATTTCGCTTAACAAAAATTACTGTTGAAACTTTGCTGTTCCAAATAGAAGAAAGTTTGCAACATGCTACGGAAAG aaacaaCGCTATTCCATCTAGGATACAGCTCCTACTTGCTCTACGGTACTACGCCACTGGTTCGCACCTTATTGCTGCTGGGGACTTCTCTGGAGTTAGCAAAACTAGCGCTCATAGAATTGTTCACCGAGCGACTGCTGCTATTGCTGGACTGGCTCGAGAAGACATTAAAATGCCTTCCACAGAAGCAGAAGTTACTGCTGCTCAAGTAGATTTCTATGCAATAGCACGTTTCCCTAAAGTTATTTCGGCATTAGATTGCACGCACGTTCGAGTGCAGTCATTTGGTGGGGACGATGCTGAAGTGTTTAGAAATCGAAAAGGATATTTCTCCATAAACGTTCAAGCCACTTGTGATAGTGGCATGAAATTCACCAGTATTGTGGCACGTTGA